The segment ATTCGATGAGCGAAGTGCCATGGAAGCACTTCGCCGCGTTGACCGCCGCTTCGACCTCACGCGCGAAGCCCTGGTAGAAGTGGTGAGTCGGTTTTCTCAAGATGAAGCCAAGCCGATATTGCGGCAGGTCCGGCTGCAGGCGCTGCTTGATAAGACCTGCGGCGTGATATCCGATGGCCTGTGCCGCCGCTAAGACCCGCTGCGCAGTCTCCTTCCGCACCGGATGACGGGCATTCAGAACTCGGTCAACGGTGGCAACACTAACCCCGGCTTCCCGGGCGATATCAGCAATTATGGGTCGCTTCGCCATTGTTCGAGTCTGATTAAACGACATCAAGAAGAAATCCGGCAAAGGTCGATTCAGTAAAATCTGTCATTCCTGCATTGATCCTGTTCGCTACCGAATTCTGGTCGTGGCATGGTGCGAGGTAGAAGCCGAAATGTAGAGCCTGGGCGAATTGTTCAGCCGTGCCGACGGCTCCGACCCAGCTCCGCGCCCGGTTCCACGAACCGTCGCAAACTTCGGAGGCATTAAGCGCATCATCGAGGGCTTGTGTGTCGTGACCGGTGCAAGACCTTCGCAAGGCGCAGATGATTTTGCACCCACTGCATTTCGGGATTGTTGATTTCATCGGCCCGCGAGAGTTTGTTTGGAACCCGCGGCCCGATCGTCCGGCGTTTGGGACCAGCCAGGCGGTTCAACCGGCAGCGATGCTGCCGAGTTGCTCGGCGCGGGCGTTATCAGTGGCTGGCCGGTTGATGTCTCGGCAGGCTGGTGGCCGCAGAATGCAGCTTTCAATTGCGCCTGATCCAGTTCGGCTTCCCAGCGGGCGACGACGAGCGATGCCACCGCGTTACCGACCAAATTCGTCAGTGCCCTGCATTCCGACATGAAGCGATCGACGCCAAGGATCAGCGCCATTCCAGCAACGGGAACTGCCGGCACTACGGAGAGCGTAGCGGCCAACGTGACGAAGCCGGCACCTGTGACACCTGCTGCACCCTTGGAGGAAAGCATCGCGACGAGCAGCAGCAGGACCTGATCGCCAACTGACAAATCCGTATTCGTCGCCTGCGCGATGAAAAGGGCCGCGAGGGTCATGTAGATATTGGTGCCATCCAGATTGAAGGAATATCCGGTCGGGATAACCAGGCCCACGACCGAGCGCTTGGCGCCGGCCTTTTCCATTTTCGCCATGAGAGAGGGCAGCGCAGCCTCGGAGGAGGACGTTCCGAGGACCAGCAGCAGCTCTTCCTTTATGTAGCGGATAAGAGAAAAGATCGAGAAGCCGTTGTAGCGACAGACTGCACCGAGAACCCCGAATACGAAGAGGAAGGCCGTGAGATAGAAGGTCCCGACCAGCATCGCAAGGTGGGCTACCGAACCGATGCCATATTTGCCAATCGTGAAGGCCATTGCTCCGAAAGCACCGATCGGCGCGGCTTTCATCAGGATGCCGACCAATTTGAAAACGGGTGCAGTGAGGTCCTGAAGGAAGGAAAGAACCGATTTGCCCGATTCTCCGACCATCGCCAGCGCGATGCCGAAGAGGACGGAGAAGAACAACACCTGTAGAATGTCGCCTTCCACAAAGGCGCCGACAATCGTGGTCGGGATCATGTTCATGAGGAAGCCGGTCACGGACTGCTCATGGGCCTTTGAGGCATAGCCATTGACGGCTTGGACGTCGAGCGAGGTCAGATCGATGTTGAGGCCGGCGCCAGGCTGAATGACATTGCCGACGATGAGGCCGACGATAAGCGCGAGCGTCGAGAAGGTGAAGAAATAGACCATCGCCTTGCCGGCAACACGGCCGACCTTCTGAAGATCGCTCATGCCGGCAATTCCAGTCGACACGGTCAGAAAGATAACGGGCGCGATGATCATCTTGACGAGCTTGATGAAGGCATCGCCGAGCGGCTTCAGGTTTTCTCCGATTTGCGGATAAAAATGGCCAACCGCGACTCCGAGCAGGATTGCGACAAGCACCTGCACGTAAGGCTTGGCAAAAAGGGTCTTGCGGGGTGCGCGCTTTACGCTTGGAGCCAGTGGGGTCAACATGTAAGTTTTCTCTCCCTGACCGGTTTGGGGCGGGCTGTTCCTCCCCGCGGCTTCTCCCATCGCGGCGCCCCGGTCGAACGCTGCTGCGTTGTTGACTGCAATAGCCGTGCCAAGCCAAGAGAGCGCGGAAATCGCCGGAGCCTCAGGTATCTTCAACAAATCGCGCAGCAAGATTGTGCGGTTTTCCGCACGGATCGCCTTCCCTTCTGGCGGAACCCCGCACTATGGTTCGTCAATGATCGGTTTTAAGAATACGATGGCAGAAGAAGAAGACATGGGTAATGGCGCCTTCCAGCGCGCCCCATTGGTCTTCCCTGGTAGATCCGGCGGTCGATCTCTCTGGCTTGTGGTTTTGCTTGCAATTCTTGGTGCGGCGCTCTGTTTCGTCGTCTTTGCAACGGGACGCATCGCCGGCACCAGAGCAGAGTATGCCCTACGCGACCGTGCTCTTGCCGCGTTCCCGCTTGCAGCCGACAGTTTGAAAGGAGAGATCGAGAAGCAGCGAATGATTCCGCTGGTTCTGGCACGCGACGGTGCCGTTCAGGAGATGCTTCGCAGTCCGAGCACTGCCAACGAAGCCGCGCTTGATGAGAAGCTTCGCGCCATCGCGCGCGACGCCGGCTCTTCTATACTCTACATCATTAATCCTGAGGGCGTAGCGGTCGCTGCGAGCAACGCCGGCGAGCCGACCAGTTTCGTCGGCAGCGATTACCGCTTTCGCCACTACTTCACCGAGGCGATGGCGGATGGCGCGGCTATGCAATATGCGCTCGGCACGGTTAGCGCGCGCCCTGGTCTCTATCTGTCGAGCCGGGTCGATGGGCCGGAGGGGCCGCTCGGTGTGGTTGTGGTGAAGGTGGAGCTCGACCGCGTCGAGTCGCGTTGGCTGGAGAGCGGCTTCGTGGTCTTCACGACCGATGAGCGAGGCGTGGTTCTTGCCACGAGCGTGCCCCAATGGCGTTTTGGCGCTCTCTCACCGCTTTCCGCAAAGGAGAAGCAAACCGCTCGCGATCGTCTGCAGCTACCGGGCGTGACTTTCGAGCCGGTGCCGCTTTCCCGCCGCGGCGACAACCTGGTCACCGCAACTCCTGAGAGTCGATCAGCCGGTTTCGTTGCGGTTTCGCAGGATCTCGGCAAAGCAGTTCCGGGCTGGCGCATGTCGTTGCTCATCCCCGCCGACACCGAGATCTCCTCGGCGGTCATGACAGCCCGCGTGACAACGCTGCTTGCCCTCGTTCTCGTTGGATTCGTCATTTTCATCATTGTTCGACGGCGGCGGGCGGCCCGGCAGCGGCAAGAAGTGCTTGTGTTGCTGAATGCGGAACTGGAGCATCGCGTCGAACTGCGCACGGCGGAGCTCCAAAGCTCGAACGCAGCGCTCGCCGGTGAGATCGCCGAGCGAGAGAACGCTGAAGCAAGAGTGCGTCGCCTGCGCGACGAACTCGCCCAGGCGAACCGCTTGTCAATCCTGGGACAGATAACGGCCGGGGTCGCCCACGAGATCAACCAGCCGGTCGCCGCAATCCGCACCTATGCTGAAAATGCCGCGCGTCTTCTAGGGATCGGCCGGTCGCAAGAAACCGCCGAG is part of the Mesorhizobium sp. L-2-11 genome and harbors:
- a CDS encoding dicarboxylate/amino acid:cation symporter, with product MLTPLAPSVKRAPRKTLFAKPYVQVLVAILLGVAVGHFYPQIGENLKPLGDAFIKLVKMIIAPVIFLTVSTGIAGMSDLQKVGRVAGKAMVYFFTFSTLALIVGLIVGNVIQPGAGLNIDLTSLDVQAVNGYASKAHEQSVTGFLMNMIPTTIVGAFVEGDILQVLFFSVLFGIALAMVGESGKSVLSFLQDLTAPVFKLVGILMKAAPIGAFGAMAFTIGKYGIGSVAHLAMLVGTFYLTAFLFVFGVLGAVCRYNGFSIFSLIRYIKEELLLVLGTSSSEAALPSLMAKMEKAGAKRSVVGLVIPTGYSFNLDGTNIYMTLAALFIAQATNTDLSVGDQVLLLLVAMLSSKGAAGVTGAGFVTLAATLSVVPAVPVAGMALILGVDRFMSECRALTNLVGNAVASLVVARWEAELDQAQLKAAFCGHQPAETSTGQPLITPAPSNSAASLPVEPPGWSQTPDDRAAGSKQTLAGR
- a CDS encoding sensor histidine kinase encodes the protein MAEEEDMGNGAFQRAPLVFPGRSGGRSLWLVVLLAILGAALCFVVFATGRIAGTRAEYALRDRALAAFPLAADSLKGEIEKQRMIPLVLARDGAVQEMLRSPSTANEAALDEKLRAIARDAGSSILYIINPEGVAVAASNAGEPTSFVGSDYRFRHYFTEAMADGAAMQYALGTVSARPGLYLSSRVDGPEGPLGVVVVKVELDRVESRWLESGFVVFTTDERGVVLATSVPQWRFGALSPLSAKEKQTARDRLQLPGVTFEPVPLSRRGDNLVTATPESRSAGFVAVSQDLGKAVPGWRMSLLIPADTEISSAVMTARVTTLLALVLVGFVIFIIVRRRRAARQRQEVLVLLNAELEHRVELRTAELQSSNAALAGEIAERENAEARVRRLRDELAQANRLSILGQITAGVAHEINQPVAAIRTYAENAARLLGIGRSQETAENLTSIVAMTGRIGTITETLRSFSRRASGSIGPILADDAIDGALSLLSGRIRDSGVTIERKRIDPSPIVMASRMRLEQILVNLLQNALDALKDQPEPRVEIALAENGEMVAISLRDNGPGLAPDIRRSLFMPFVTNKEKGLGLGLVISQEIARELGGSLRHDDAGHGRGTSFTVELRRAA